A region of Papilio machaon chromosome 14, ilPapMach1.1, whole genome shotgun sequence DNA encodes the following proteins:
- the LOC106708381 gene encoding uncharacterized protein LOC106708381, with protein MTRHKRADTKWTLVLVLFVLCDTVLSRPQNDTSSVQSSTQPNTDTSELNARYNFRNNFDLSKFVFPVAIRLTSKSPLDVKLRNQKTSILNLNEHASHLNNPKIFQILNDTNNISHRRSRLIRGNLNHFNMEQNETNGVGRAYTSISKLKFSEHNVVKDDSLLEGKNKPVIRKVITKWKDQTKYEDLNFDKENSDSEDIKIVENSKDSDDYTSSENNNSEISGFSKDNHPKLKKKVYYKPRPQYSERPINHPTVQYMDNYPYSHTRPAYVFTTPSPTPIITNVGYPPPWPQQNYQVMQPVTTTQRPIRVTNPVKDHYNYHNHVNNYPQYPANIYEVTTFQPTSAYTDRIIIRPEEYSASPDECPTIFLTLNNTFQGQAKEACPDLNIAVNTNVVNKNNVIESEEDTETSFADVFGIPSIDDSESGDSNNDYNESTESDDNTESASIEGTALTNYNANTAGQESAEPGNFASPSSALSTITKPGRPSDNDDDVFGFSSIIDFFRPALGAFNWLATISPLGFGIISFILTPIAILFAGFSGLAALFAPLSLTYAREAPALQVQPPLWYLHSDYKPVQDLTTPYKSWSPNIRGIDKQASDKNDKSIKPTLFFRMKEWLRYLTDKLRNNKRSFTSNNRKSKRRKREIWTSTRTGNVEDVRLQGPAPHVSELPSTLREDKKNKPPIIGDSVKTVESQLLHKTANETIENPIVIDTRIPPKLKTQLKHRIKTRNDDGDEPLENFHTGIAVPVTMEELESENAVTEVVSESSTPNEGISTWILLNNPSNKENPSSTTEPTKLDDQPVKQKPANSRNKNKRPQTNKVPKRPIIGSTNKSDLIAGGSAINENVYNKLKDTVLSNVQKNKNTVQRTTTTTTTQVTTTTAPTTKREVVTKAPSSMAPVTKVTSKPTKKKNKNKVKVSTYAPEVSESALLPMEAKEQEIEIEVSTPVTTTKKPKRSSTRKKTKTKKRKTTKPKLESTTAVATELKTANKTKSTKQPKPAASGPITSQIYNYFSREVMPSVGVGVIGLASLVGIASYFLYPFASPVRRTFEVDKKDDIYKHNAEEYGSEGNGQAEEEMLGTVLAGMPTHAKHKIINPYAAQTPSLNRYQVKKDQDIRYRHVQQPANYDPHYKAQQHYAQQKTGIAHGAVYPEPLNYNRPHYETRHAYTTENKYDKASTSYTPYPAVEPIYAAPQTGSGISSYGSETANAVVYGVKPSAESDFKPVYPFDGQFYGDTTNPPATYAPTSMFLGSNNDEEGDSDKYDNSNSNSGMVDNKFVVGNVPKELSEESATPAVVPEHGPRSIRRRRHLRKRRSPVQSIDDLLKAAKENKDVFLSNEIDEIPSIPGKYSDIYQMPAESMNIPKTSEGANVVTVFAVSMDPAKDPSLIETTTTMKNIVVESVSTVPLDQTKQEITTTESEGLKESDVTTKSFKVIEVFTNNPLTTDKSSPVIIDEEGKTDTTTQVRSSNTETTTELKSETTSTMPPSPSPVTEPKIQTTSPQPTDGPEVITYPPLNQDGGFFGFLKRLVEFKYRLGLSILQTTSESLNRYLRTMEESVKNAANASHR; from the exons ATGACGCGTCACAAACGTGCAGACACGAAGTGGAcattagttttagttttatttgtgttgTGTGATACGGTTCTTTCGCGACCTCAAAATGATACGTCATCGGTTCAAAGTTCTACTCAACCTAATACAGATACATCAGAACTCAATGCAAGGTATAATTTTAggaataattttgatttaagtaaatttgtaTTTCCAGTAGCTATAAGGTTAACTAGTAAATCTCCTTTAGATGTTAAATTAAGAAACCAAAaaacatctattttaaatctaaatgaaCATGCTTCACATTTAAATAAccctaaaatatttcaaatattaaatgatacgAATAATATATCACATAGGCGGAGTAGGTTAATAAGAggtaatttaaatcattttaatatggaacaaaatgaaacaaatgGGGTAGGCAGGGCATACACTTCAATatctaaattaaagtttagCGAACATAATGTAGTAAAAGACGATAGTTTATTAGAAGGAAAAAATAAGCCTGTAATTAGAAAAGTCATAACTAAATGGAAGGATCAAACGAAATATGAAGacttaaattttgacaaaGAAAATAGTGATTctgaagatattaaaatagttgaaaattCCAAAGATAGTGACGATTATACCagtagtgaaaataataatagtgaaATCAGTGGCTTTTCCAAAGATAATCATCCTAAACTTAAAAAGAAAGTATATTATAAGCCTAGACCACAATATTCAGAACGTCCAATAAATCATCCCACTGTACAATATATGGACAATTACCCATATAGTCATACTAGACCTGCTTATGTATTTACGACCCCATCTCCCACGCCTATAATCACTAACGTAGGTTATCCTCCCCCTTGGCCCCAACAAAATTATCAAGTAATGCAACCCGTAACAACGACACAAAGACCTATAAGAGTAACAAACCCCGTAAAAGATCATTACAATTATCATAATCATGTCAATAACTATCCTCAATATCCAGCCAATATTTACGAGGTCACAACTTTCCAACCAACTTCAGCGTACACAGACAGAATTATAATAAGACCGGAAGAATACAGTGCTTCACCGGATGAATGTCCTACTATATTCCTAACACTGAATAACACTTTCCAAGGTCAAGCAAAGGAAGCTTGTCCAGATCTAAATATCGCAGTAAACACaaatgttgttaataaaaataatgtcatagaATCTGAGGAAGATACAGAAACATCATTCGCTGATGTTTTTGGAATACCTTCGATTGATGATTCGGAATCAGGTGATAGTAACAATGACTATAATGAATCTACTGAAAGCGACGATAATACCGAGAGTGCTTCTATAGAAGGAACAGCATTAACAAACTATAATGCTAATACAGCCGGTCAAGAGTCGGCAGAACCAGGCAACTTTGCATCTCCTAGTTCTGCGTTATCTACAATCACAAAACCGGGACGTCCAAGTGATAATGACGATGATGTATTTGGATTTTCGTCCATCATTGATTTCTTTAGACCAGCTTTAGGTGCATTTAATTGGTTAGCGACGATCAGCCCTTTAGGTTTTGGTATaatctcttttattttaacaccAATAGCAATATTATTTGCAGGATTTTCAGGACTTGCAGCGTTATTTGCTCCCCTATCGTTGACATATGCTAGGGAGGCTCCTGCCTTACAAGTACAACCACCACTTTGGTATTTGCATAGTGATTATAAGCCAGTGCAAGACTTAACTACGCCTTATAAAAGTTGGTCTCCAAATATACGTGGGATTGATAAACAAGCtagtgataaaaatgacaagtCGATCAAACCGACATTGTTTTTTAGAATGAAAGAGTGGCTGAGATATTTAACtgataaattaagaaataataaaagaagttTCACTTCAAATAATCGTAAAAGCAAACGAAGAAAACGGGAAATTTGGACCTCAAct agaacCGGAAATGTCGAGGATGTCAGGCTGCAAGGTCCGGCGCCACACGTCTCTGAATTGCCTAGTACATTAAGAGAAGATAAGAAGAATAAGCCACCAATAATTGGAGATTCAGTTAAAACGGTTGAAAGTCAATTGCTTCATAAAACTGCAAACGAAACTATTGAAAACCCGATTGTCATAGATACAAGAATACCACCCAAGCTTAAAACTCAACTAAAACATCGCATCAAGACGAGAAACGATGATGGGGATGAACCTTTAGAAAACTTTCATACCGGCATAGCGGTGCCTGTTACTATGGAAGAATTAGAATCTGAAAATGCAGTGACAGAAGTAGTAAGCGAATCATCTACTCCGAACGAAGGAATTTCAACTTGGATTCTTTTAAATAACCcttcaaataaagaaaatccaTCATCCACAACAGAACCAACAAAACTTGACGATCAACCAGTTAAACAAAAGCCAGCAAATTCTAGGAACAAGAATAAACGACCACAAACTAATAAAGTCCCAAAAAGGCCAATAATCGGTAGTACAAATAAATCTGATTTAATTGCCGGTGGTTCCgctattaatgaaaatgtctACAACAAACTAAAAGACACTGTTTTATCTAACgtacaaaagaataaaaacactGTTCAACGTACGACAACAACTACTACTACCCAAGTAACTACGACTACAGCACCAACAACTAAAAGAGAAGTAGTTACAAAAGCACCCAGTTCAATGGCACCTGTAACTAAAGTAACTTCAAAACCTACAAAAAAGAAGAACAAGAATAAGGTGAAAGTAAGCACTTATGCCCCCGAAGTAAGTGAATCAGCTTTATTACCCATGGAAGCTAAAGAGCAGGAAATAGAAATCGAAGTTAGTACACCCGTAACAACAACTAAAAAACCTAAACGGTCATCTACTAGAAAGAAGACTAAgacaaagaaaagaaaaacgaCTAAGCCTAAGCTCGAAAGCACAACTGCTGTTGCGACTGAATTGAAAACTGCAAATAAGACAAAATCAACCAAGCAGCCTAAACCAGCCGCCAGTGGACCAATCACATCacaaatttacaattatttttcaagaGAAGTAATGCCATCTGTCGGTGTCGGTGTTATTGGATTGGCGAGTTTAGTTGGCATTGCCAGCTACTTCTTATACCCGTTCGCTTCACCGGTAAGACGAACATTCGAAGTAGATAAGAAAGACGACATTTACAAGCACAATGCCGAGGAGTATGGAAGTGAGGGTAATGGTCAAGCAGAGGAAGAAATGTTAGGAACTGTACTTGCAGGAATGCCAACCCACGCAaagcataaaattataaatccgTATGCTGCTCAAACTCCCTCTTTGAATCGGTATCAAGTTAAAAAAGATCAAGATATAAGGTATCGTCATGTCCAACAACCCGCAAATTATGACCCGCACTATAAAGCGCAACAACATTATGCTCAACAAAAAACTGGCATTGCTCATGGCGCAGTGTATCCCGAACCATTAAATTACAATCGCCCGCACTATGAAACACGGCATGCTTACAcaacagaaaataaatatgataaagcTTCAACGTCATATACTCCTTATCCTGCAGTAGAACCTATTTATGCAGCTCCACAGACAGGATCAGGAATTTCGTCATACGGCAGTGAAACAGCTAACGCAGTGGTTTACGGAGTTAAACCTTCTGCAGAATCTGATTTCAAGCCGGTTTATCCGTTTGATGGGCAATTTTATGGCGACACAACTAACCCTCCTGCTACATATGCACCAACATCAATGTTCTTAGGTTCTAATAATGACGAAGAGGGTGATTCGGATAAGTATGACAATTCAAATTCTAACAGTGGCATGGTAGACAATAAATTTGTCGTGGGTAACGTTCCCAAAGAACTAAGTGAAGAATCAGCTACGCCCGCAGTTGTTCCGGAACACGGACCTAGAAGTATTAGAAGGCGTCGTCATTTACGTAAACGTAGAAGCCCTGTTCAATCAATTGACGACTTACTTAAGGCTGCAAAAGAAAATAAGGATGTATTTTTGAGCAACGAAATAGATGAAATTCCTAGTATCCCAGGAAAATATTCAGACATATACCAAATGCCAGCTGAAAGTATGAATATACCAAAAACCTCGGAAGGTGCTAATGTTGTTACAGTTTTTGCAGTATCTATGGATCCCGCCAAAGACCCATCTCTCATTGAAACTACTACTACAATGAAAAACATTGTAGTTGAAAGTGTTTCAACTGTACCTTTAGATCAAACCAAACAAGAAATAACAACAACAGAATCAGAAGGTTTAAAGGAATCAGATGTTACGACAAAATCGTTCAAAGTAATTGAAGTGTTTACAAATAATCCTTTAACAACCGACAAGAGCAGTCCTGTAATAATCGACGAAGAAGGAAAAACTGACACAACTACACAGGTTAGAAGTTCAAATACTGAAACGACTACAGAGTTAAAATCTGAAACGACTTCAACCATGCCACCTTCTCCATCACCTGTCACAGAACCTAAAATACAAACCACGTCACCACAACCTACTGATGGTCCAGAAGTTATAACTTATCCACCTTTAAACCAAGATGGCGGATTTTTCGGTTTCTTAAAACGTTTGGTTGAATTCAAATACAGACTTGGATTAAGCATTTTACAAACGACGTCAGAATCTTTGAATCGATATTTACGTACAATGGAAGAATCAGTAAAGAATGCAGCTAATGCATCGCACCGATAA